Below is a genomic region from Kribbella qitaiheensis.
CATCACCGGCTTCGGCAGCGCGCAGAGTGACCGTCATTCCGTCACTGTAGAGCGAACCTGCCGGCTTTTGCGTGGCTTATTCGGGGTCGTAGGCAAGGTTCGGGCGCAGCCAGCGCTCGATCTCGGCCAGCGGCATCCCGCGACGCTCGGCGTAGTCCTCGATCTGGTCCTTGCCGAGGCGGCCGACGGTGAAGTAGCGGGCGGCCGGGCTGGCGAAGATCAGACCGCTGACCGCTGCGGCCGGGGTCATCGCGTACGACTCGGTCAGGCCGAGGCCGAGCTTGTCCGCCTCGAGCAGCTCGAAGAGTTCCTTCTTCTCGCTGTGGTCGGGGCTGGCCGGGTAACCGAGGGCAGGCCGGATGCCGCGGAACCGCTCCGCGTGCAGATCCGCCAGTACCGGCTCCGCGTCCGGCTCGAACCACGCCTTCCGTGCCTCCAGGTGGATCCACTCGGCGAACGCCTCCGCGAGCCTGTCCGCCAGCGCCTTCACCATGATCGCCCGGTAGTCGTCGTTCAATTCCTCGTACTTCGCGGCAAGCTCCTCCGCACCGTGGATCGCGACCCCGAACCCACCGAGGTGGTCACCGGCAGGCGCGATGTAGTCGGCCAGGCAACGGTTGTCGCGGCCCGCCGGCTTCTCGGTCTGCTGCCGCAGCATCGGGAACGAGATCTCCAGCCCGTCGAGCAGGATGTCGTCACCTTCAGCGTGCGCGGGCCAGAAACCGTACGCCCCCTTCGCGGTGAACGAACCGTCGCGAATGATCTCGTCGAGCATCGTGTTGGCGTCGTCGAAGAGTTCCTTGGCGACCGGGTTGTCCAGGATCGCCGGGTACTTCCCCTTCAACTCCCAAGCCAGGAAGAGGAACTGCCAGTCGATCATCGCCCGCAGCGTCTCCAGGTCCGGCTCGACCACCTTGAGACCGGTGAAAGCCGGCACCGGCAGCTCGCCGTACTCGACCTCCTCGCGGTTCGCCCGGGCAGCCTCGACCGTGAGGATCGGCTTGCGCTGCTTGTTCGCATGCTGCTCGCGGAGGATCTCCTGAGCGGCATGGTTGCTAATGGCAAGCTCCTTGGCGCGATCGTCGTCCAGCAGGTCGGAGACCACACCGACCACCCGCGACGCGTCCAGCACGTGCACCGTCGTGTTCTCGTACGCCGGTGCGATGCGCACCGCGGTGTGCTGCTTGGAAGTGGTCGCACCGCCAACCAGCAACGGAAGATTGAGCCCACGACGCTGCATCTCGTCGGCGACGGCAACCATCTCGTCGAGCGACGGCGTGATCAGCCCGGACAGGCCGACCACGTCCGCACCTTCGGCGATCGCCGTGTCGAGGATCTTCGCCGCCGGCACCATCACGCCGAGGTCGATCACCTCGTAGTTGTTGCAGCCGAGCACCACGCCGACGATGTTCTTACCGATGTCGTGGACGTCGCCCTTGACGGTCGCGAGCACGACCTTGCCCTGGCCACGAACGTCTTCCGCGCGACCTTCCTGCCGGGCCAGCTCCTTCTCGGCCTCCATGAACGGCTCGAGGTAGGCCACCGACCGCTTCATCACCCGGGCGCTCTTGACCACCTGCGGCAGGAACATCTTGCCGGCCCCGAACAGGTCACCGACGATCTTCATGCCGTCCATCAGCGGACCCTCGATCACCTCGAGCGGACGCTTCCGGGTCAGCCGGGCCTCCTCGGTGTCCTCCTCGATGAAGTCCACGATGCCGTGCACGAGCGCGTGCGACAACCGCGCCTCGACGTCGGCCTCCCGCCAGCTCAGGTCGACCTCGCGCTTGGTGCCCTTGCCCTTCACGTTCTCGGCGAAGCTGACGAGGCGGTCGGTGGCGTCGTCGCGACGGTCGAAGATGACGTCCTCGACCAGTTCCAGCAGATCGGCCGGGATGTCCTGGTAGACCGCGAGCTGGCCGGCGTTGACGATTCCCATGTCCAGGCCGACCTTGCCCGCGTGGTACAGGAACGACGAGTGCATGGCCTCGCGGACGATGTCGTTGCCGCGGAACGAGAAGGACAGGTTGGAGATACCGCCGCTGATGTGGACACCCGGACAGCGTTCCTTGATCAGCGGCAGCGCCTCGATGAAGTTCTTCGCGT
It encodes:
- the metH gene encoding methionine synthase, producing MSTPVIGRQTELRELLDRKVAVLDGAWGTMLQGAKLTPEDYKGDRFLDHSHDVSGDPDLLNLMRPDVILDVHRQYLNAGADITTTNTFTATSIGQADYGLQSLVRDMNIEGARLARQAADEAGGRFVAGSIGPLNVTLSLSPRVEDPAYRAVSFEQVRDSYAEQISALAEGGVDLLLVETIFDTLNAKAAIAAAREVAPDLPLWISVTIVDLSGRTLSGQTVEAFWSSVEHAKPLVVGVNCSLGAKEMRPHVADLSRFADTYVASHPNAGLPNAFGGYDETPTQTAGMLEEFAESGLVNIVGGCCGTTPAHIAQIAKSVEGVKPREVVKPNHTTRFSGLEPFSIGPDMGFVMIGERTNVTGSARFRRLIESDNHQAAVDVALEQVRGGANLLDVNMDADLLDSVEAMTTFLNLIATEPEVARIPIMIDSSRWSVLEAGLKCVQGKGVVNSISLKEGEEEFLDRARRIRDYGAGAVVMAFDEQGQADTVERKVEICGRAYDLLTGIGFPAEDIIFDPNVLAVATGMSEHNGYAKNFIEALPLIKERCPGVHISGGISNLSFSFRGNDIVREAMHSSFLYHAGKVGLDMGIVNAGQLAVYQDIPADLLELVEDVIFDRRDDATDRLVSFAENVKGKGTKREVDLSWREADVEARLSHALVHGIVDFIEEDTEEARLTRKRPLEVIEGPLMDGMKIVGDLFGAGKMFLPQVVKSARVMKRSVAYLEPFMEAEKELARQEGRAEDVRGQGKVVLATVKGDVHDIGKNIVGVVLGCNNYEVIDLGVMVPAAKILDTAIAEGADVVGLSGLITPSLDEMVAVADEMQRRGLNLPLLVGGATTSKQHTAVRIAPAYENTTVHVLDASRVVGVVSDLLDDDRAKELAISNHAAQEILREQHANKQRKPILTVEAARANREEVEYGELPVPAFTGLKVVEPDLETLRAMIDWQFLFLAWELKGKYPAILDNPVAKELFDDANTMLDEIIRDGSFTAKGAYGFWPAHAEGDDILLDGLEISFPMLRQQTEKPAGRDNRCLADYIAPAGDHLGGFGVAIHGAEELAAKYEELNDDYRAIMVKALADRLAEAFAEWIHLEARKAWFEPDAEPVLADLHAERFRGIRPALGYPASPDHSEKKELFELLEADKLGLGLTESYAMTPAAAVSGLIFASPAARYFTVGRLGKDQIEDYAERRGMPLAEIERWLRPNLAYDPE